A genomic stretch from Telmatocola sphagniphila includes:
- the galE gene encoding UDP-glucose 4-epimerase GalE — protein sequence MKHRVLVVGGAGYIGSHTVKLLQNQGYEVWVYDNLSMGHKESVSPDCLIVGDLKDKDRLDHAIMIHRIEGVIHFAASAFVGESVTEPAKYYQNNVVNTLSLLEVVRKQGIKKFVFSSTCATYGTPDRVPITEDTPQNPINPYGETKLIVEKVLRDYARAYQIGYAALRYFNASGAAADGSIGEDHSPETHLIPLILETILGKRKEIEIFGTDYPTPDGTCIRDYIHVDDLAQAHILALDILKPGQEIKVNLGIGQGYSVRQVIAATEKVTGKKVKYKESPRRAGDPAELVANPAKAMKELGWKPKYLDIETIIETAWNWHRKHPNGFRN from the coding sequence ATGAAGCATCGCGTACTGGTAGTTGGCGGAGCCGGATACATCGGCAGTCACACCGTAAAATTGCTGCAGAATCAGGGTTACGAAGTCTGGGTTTACGACAACCTCAGCATGGGGCATAAGGAATCGGTTTCACCCGATTGCCTGATCGTTGGGGACCTGAAGGACAAGGATCGACTCGATCACGCCATTATGATCCATCGCATCGAGGGCGTCATCCACTTCGCGGCCTCCGCCTTCGTCGGAGAGTCGGTGACCGAACCGGCGAAGTACTACCAGAATAACGTGGTGAATACGCTCTCATTACTGGAAGTCGTGCGTAAACAGGGCATCAAAAAGTTTGTTTTTTCCAGCACCTGCGCCACTTATGGAACTCCGGACCGGGTTCCGATCACCGAGGATACTCCTCAAAATCCGATCAATCCCTACGGGGAAACGAAGCTGATCGTGGAGAAGGTACTTCGCGATTATGCTCGGGCTTATCAGATAGGTTATGCCGCTCTTCGCTATTTCAATGCTTCCGGAGCCGCCGCCGATGGCAGCATTGGAGAAGACCATTCTCCCGAAACGCATTTGATCCCGCTAATTCTGGAAACGATTCTGGGAAAGCGAAAAGAGATTGAGATCTTTGGCACCGATTACCCCACTCCCGATGGGACTTGCATTCGGGATTACATTCACGTCGACGATCTGGCGCAGGCGCACATTCTTGCTCTGGACATCTTGAAACCGGGGCAGGAAATTAAGGTGAATTTGGGGATCGGACAGGGCTACAGTGTCCGGCAAGTCATTGCCGCGACGGAAAAAGTGACAGGAAAGAAAGTAAAGTACAAGGAATCCCCACGGCGAGCCGGTGATCCGGCGGAGCTGGTGGCGAATCCGGCAAAAGCCATGAAGGAATTGGGTTGGAAGCCCAAGTATCTCGACATTGAAACGATCATAGAGACGGCATGGAATTGGCATCGAAAACATCCCAATGGTTTCCGAAACTAA
- a CDS encoding serine/threonine protein kinase, translated as MNRDTHLRTLPPMNSALKTDLHETIKLSGPARETPVDLSTRANVSTGDELSDYPPWEIGHSINGYVITNYVAIKDHHRIYRSIHPNLRIPVIMKCVSSREPLMRETLIKHLSNERDILRTMNHNNIPRLWDYLEHEDTPILVIEFIPEQSLSELLRKDKTLPPRKVLRIAKEINYALDALTRQQIIHRDIKPGNIMLPPNGQAKLIDYGLSVIRDEEYTPVPMAQFQNVLGTAAYMSPEQIENKELDHRSDWYSLGVTLYECLTGKLPFEGTDRNRIALRHIREVPISPCSIDKSIPKTVSDFVMRMLNKRPDDRMSDHKTVDAEINALMLTCEMQRTTTILSH; from the coding sequence ATGAATCGCGACACCCATTTGCGTACTTTACCTCCAATGAATTCCGCACTCAAAACGGATCTGCACGAGACGATCAAGCTCAGCGGCCCCGCCCGGGAAACGCCAGTCGATCTGAGTACCCGCGCCAACGTTTCCACCGGGGACGAATTGTCCGATTATCCGCCCTGGGAAATTGGGCATTCGATCAATGGGTATGTGATCACCAACTACGTCGCAATTAAAGACCATCACCGCATTTATCGGAGCATTCATCCGAATCTGCGAATTCCAGTGATAATGAAATGCGTTTCCTCCCGGGAACCGCTGATGCGGGAAACGCTCATCAAGCATCTGAGCAACGAGCGCGACATTCTTCGCACCATGAATCACAATAACATTCCTCGACTCTGGGACTACCTTGAGCACGAGGATACGCCGATTCTGGTGATCGAATTTATACCCGAGCAATCTCTGAGCGAATTGCTTCGAAAAGACAAAACGCTTCCACCCAGGAAAGTCTTGCGGATCGCTAAAGAGATCAATTATGCTCTGGACGCGTTGACGCGGCAGCAGATCATCCACCGGGATATTAAACCCGGAAATATCATGCTTCCCCCCAACGGGCAGGCAAAACTCATCGATTATGGACTCTCCGTAATCCGAGACGAGGAATATACTCCGGTTCCCATGGCGCAATTCCAAAACGTCCTGGGAACGGCCGCGTACATGTCGCCAGAACAGATTGAAAATAAAGAGCTGGACCATCGTTCGGATTGGTATTCACTGGGTGTGACGCTTTACGAGTGCTTGACGGGCAAGCTCCCCTTCGAAGGGACTGACCGCAACCGTATAGCTCTGCGGCATATCCGCGAAGTCCCCATCTCGCCCTGCTCGATCGACAAATCGATTCCGAAAACGGTGTCCGATTTCGTGATGAGAATGTTGAACAAGCGGCCGGACGACCGGATGTCCGATCATAAAACGGTCGATGCGGAGATCAATGCTCTGATGCTCACCTGTGAAATGCAGCGAACGACGACGATTTTGTCTCATTGA
- a CDS encoding tetratricopeptide repeat protein: MYHRLFFTTLGVFLLSSRLLCAQDAAPLANANSLLQHGKWDEARKAFENLAKEPKYQAAANIGLAQSYRMVGDYEKALTLLATVRKTIDSLDLAAAEGDLQYMLGRWSEAQKTAEEILAKDKNHFQARWIQARIARDSGKLDLAEKDVRWFVREYTKASNEDKDITDTDKLLIVGQAATENARWKGLSDQFRFILNELYADILKINPDVWEAEYQAGILLLEKYNRPEAMEAFDKALKINPQCAEAQVGRGMVFLQQYELKDAEEAVEKALNINSRLPSACCLKADILMMSDDYATATKFLEKAVATNPKYELALGRLAACYYLLNQTEKVNALAKQVESFTSKPVNFYYQLAHALEERKSFKPAEEYYRKAITYGEQFPQPRAGLAMLELRLGQETEARDLLNKSFEADRFNVRVSNMLKVLKHLDKYDTLQTKHYTIRFDSKTDKILADFIADYLEDTHTKLAIEFGYEPKERILVELFNSHEMFSGRTIGLPDLHTIGACTGNVVTIASPRARGLLKPFNWGRVIRHELVHAFNLNQTDYKVPHWLTEGLAVRNENPVRPYTWSRELRRAFEANELMNLDSITLGFVRPRSQDEWMLAYCQSNLYVEYVREKFGPQKIGEMLSAYREGLDTTAVIRKVCGVGKAEFEAGYRVYLKKIVADIPPLMTKVEPEMSIEQLEEARDKSPEDLNVAAKLAEQYQKKERPADARKLVEIVLKKKADHPIALLVKSRLLEASGDSAAAKSLLEIAQKDNPKDVGILLALIKAYRDGDDTSKAIVLLEKARKEAPLDGNWLEQLSQIYSMRMELDKLADVLQERVLYESEDLEARIQLARVYLTGKKYADAEKAAKEALRIDVLNAEAQRIVLTALREQEKDIEAKVLEKRFGPPPAEKDQN, from the coding sequence ATGTACCATCGACTATTCTTCACGACCCTAGGGGTATTTCTCCTCTCCTCCCGCCTATTATGCGCCCAGGATGCCGCCCCCCTGGCCAATGCCAATTCCTTGCTACAGCATGGCAAATGGGATGAAGCGAGAAAGGCCTTTGAAAATTTGGCCAAAGAGCCCAAATATCAAGCCGCGGCCAACATCGGATTAGCTCAATCCTACCGGATGGTGGGAGATTACGAAAAAGCCTTGACCCTACTCGCCACGGTCCGAAAAACGATCGATTCCTTGGATCTGGCCGCCGCGGAAGGCGATTTGCAATATATGCTGGGCCGCTGGTCCGAAGCTCAGAAAACCGCCGAAGAGATACTCGCCAAGGATAAAAATCATTTCCAGGCGCGATGGATTCAAGCTCGGATAGCTCGCGATAGCGGTAAACTGGATCTGGCCGAAAAGGACGTGCGCTGGTTCGTTCGCGAATACACCAAGGCCAGCAATGAAGACAAGGATATCACCGATACCGACAAACTGTTAATCGTCGGGCAGGCGGCAACGGAAAATGCCCGTTGGAAAGGATTGAGCGATCAATTTCGATTCATTCTCAACGAACTTTATGCGGACATTTTGAAGATCAATCCGGATGTCTGGGAAGCTGAGTATCAGGCCGGGATTTTACTGCTCGAAAAGTACAACAGGCCGGAGGCCATGGAAGCTTTCGACAAAGCTCTGAAAATCAATCCCCAGTGTGCGGAAGCACAAGTTGGACGCGGGATGGTCTTCCTGCAGCAGTATGAACTCAAAGACGCCGAGGAAGCCGTAGAAAAGGCGCTGAACATCAATTCCCGCCTACCCTCGGCCTGCTGCTTGAAAGCGGACATTTTGATGATGTCAGACGATTATGCGACGGCGACTAAATTCCTGGAAAAAGCGGTGGCAACCAATCCGAAATACGAACTCGCTCTCGGGCGATTGGCCGCTTGCTATTATCTGCTGAATCAGACGGAAAAGGTGAACGCGCTGGCTAAACAGGTGGAGAGCTTCACTTCTAAACCGGTGAATTTTTACTACCAGTTGGCCCATGCTCTGGAGGAGCGTAAGAGTTTTAAACCCGCGGAAGAATACTACCGCAAGGCAATCACCTATGGCGAGCAGTTTCCACAACCGCGAGCGGGCCTGGCCATGCTGGAGTTAAGACTCGGCCAGGAGACGGAAGCCCGCGATTTACTCAATAAATCGTTCGAGGCCGACCGCTTCAACGTTCGCGTTTCCAACATGCTGAAAGTCCTCAAACACCTGGATAAGTACGATACGCTACAAACCAAGCACTATACGATTCGCTTCGATTCCAAGACCGATAAAATCCTGGCGGATTTCATCGCGGATTATCTCGAGGATACCCACACGAAACTGGCCATCGAATTCGGCTACGAACCGAAAGAGCGAATTTTAGTTGAACTGTTCAACAGTCATGAAATGTTCAGCGGTCGGACCATCGGGCTGCCGGATTTGCATACCATTGGAGCTTGTACCGGCAATGTCGTGACTATCGCTTCCCCCCGAGCCAGGGGATTGTTAAAGCCATTCAACTGGGGAAGAGTCATACGACACGAACTGGTGCACGCATTCAATCTTAATCAGACCGATTATAAAGTGCCGCACTGGTTGACGGAAGGACTGGCGGTTCGCAACGAGAACCCGGTTCGCCCCTATACCTGGAGCCGGGAGTTACGCCGAGCGTTTGAGGCCAATGAACTCATGAATTTGGATTCGATTACGCTCGGCTTCGTCCGCCCCCGGTCGCAGGATGAATGGATGCTCGCCTATTGTCAGAGCAACCTTTATGTCGAATACGTCCGGGAAAAATTTGGACCTCAGAAAATCGGCGAGATGCTGTCCGCCTATCGGGAAGGTCTGGATACTACCGCTGTCATTCGGAAGGTTTGCGGCGTAGGCAAAGCCGAATTCGAGGCAGGATACCGGGTTTATCTGAAAAAAATCGTGGCGGATATTCCGCCGCTGATGACCAAGGTGGAACCGGAGATGAGTATCGAACAGTTGGAGGAGGCTCGAGACAAATCGCCAGAGGATTTGAATGTCGCGGCCAAACTGGCGGAGCAGTACCAGAAAAAAGAGCGACCGGCGGATGCCCGAAAGCTTGTGGAGATTGTTTTAAAGAAAAAAGCCGACCATCCCATTGCTCTGCTTGTGAAAAGCCGCTTGCTCGAGGCTTCCGGTGATAGTGCCGCTGCGAAATCGCTTCTGGAAATTGCCCAGAAAGACAATCCGAAAGATGTGGGGATACTCCTGGCCTTGATCAAGGCCTACCGGGACGGGGATGATACGAGCAAAGCGATCGTTTTGCTGGAAAAAGCTCGCAAGGAGGCCCCGCTCGATGGAAATTGGCTCGAACAACTCTCCCAGATTTACTCCATGCGAATGGAGTTGGATAAATTGGCGGACGTGCTGCAGGAACGAGTTCTTTACGAATCTGAGGATCTGGAGGCCCGAATTCAATTAGCGAGGGTCTATCTGACGGGAAAAAAATATGCGGACGCGGAAAAAGCGGCAAAAGAGGCTCTGCGAATCGATGTTTTGAACGCCGAGGCTCAAAGAATCGTATTAACAGCACTTCGCGAGCAGGAGAAGGATATCGAAGCCAAGGTACTGGAAAAAAGGTTCGGCCCTCCGCCGGCCGAGAAAGATCAGAATTGA
- a CDS encoding MazG nucleotide pyrophosphohydrolase domain-containing protein: protein MKNGNVESVRDWNLTKFQQFIRDAYGAKDARRGIDGTFMWFMSEVGELAEALRGQHKSEEVAKEFADVLAWLATLANIAGIDLNAAIEMKYGRGCPYCEKIPCLCSPTEKP from the coding sequence GTGAAAAACGGTAACGTCGAATCTGTTCGCGATTGGAATTTGACTAAGTTCCAGCAATTCATCCGCGATGCGTATGGGGCCAAGGATGCCCGACGCGGAATTGATGGGACATTTATGTGGTTCATGTCCGAGGTGGGTGAACTTGCGGAAGCGTTAAGAGGCCAGCATAAATCCGAGGAAGTCGCCAAAGAATTCGCCGATGTGCTCGCCTGGCTGGCAACCCTGGCTAACATTGCGGGGATAGATTTAAACGCAGCTATCGAAATGAAATATGGTCGCGGGTGTCCTTATTGTGAGAAGATACCCTGTCTGTGTAGTCCGACGGAGAAACCCTGA
- a CDS encoding ABC transporter ATP-binding protein: protein MIETRDLTKRYGELYALDRLTLTLQPGDVYGFIGPNGAGKTTTMRILATLLNPTWGEASVCGYSIYTGSKEIRRAIGYMPDFFGVYDDMKVIEYLEFFAAAYRIKGPERHKKCEQVLDLVDLGYKRDALVTSLSRGMTQRLGLARVLLHEPQVLLLDEPASGLDPRARIEMRELLKELRNMKKTILVSSHILPELADICNKIGIIERGKLLFNGDVDAAISQVRQKHVYLIAVGDGLNEAAAKKLESWPEVAKVEFVNALEPMKVTLHDGQDDGSFLAERLIAERFKLKTLKEEEIDLEDVFMGITKGITN from the coding sequence ATGATCGAAACTCGCGATTTGACGAAACGCTACGGGGAACTCTATGCCCTCGATCGCCTGACTCTGACCCTGCAACCTGGGGATGTCTACGGTTTCATCGGTCCCAACGGGGCGGGTAAAACCACAACGATGAGAATTCTGGCTACCCTGCTCAATCCGACGTGGGGAGAAGCGAGCGTCTGCGGCTACTCCATCTATACCGGTTCGAAAGAAATTCGTCGAGCGATTGGCTACATGCCGGATTTTTTCGGCGTGTACGACGACATGAAAGTGATCGAGTATCTCGAGTTTTTCGCGGCCGCTTATCGGATCAAAGGACCGGAGCGACACAAAAAATGCGAGCAGGTTCTGGATCTGGTAGATTTGGGTTACAAGCGCGATGCCCTGGTCACCAGCCTTTCCCGCGGTATGACGCAAAGACTAGGTCTTGCGCGCGTTCTGCTCCACGAACCTCAGGTCTTGTTGCTGGATGAACCGGCCAGCGGTCTCGATCCCCGCGCTCGCATCGAAATGCGAGAATTGCTCAAAGAATTGCGCAATATGAAGAAGACCATTCTGGTCAGCAGCCACATTCTTCCCGAGTTGGCCGACATCTGTAACAAAATCGGCATCATCGAACGCGGTAAACTACTGTTCAATGGCGATGTGGACGCGGCCATTTCGCAGGTGCGCCAAAAGCACGTCTACCTCATCGCGGTTGGCGATGGTTTGAATGAAGCGGCTGCGAAGAAATTGGAATCCTGGCCAGAAGTGGCCAAGGTGGAATTCGTCAATGCCCTGGAACCGATGAAAGTCACCCTTCACGACGGTCAGGATGATGGTAGCTTTCTGGCCGAGCGACTGATCGCCGAGCGGTTCAAACTCAAAACACTCAAGGAGGAGGAAATCGACCTCGAAGACGTGTTTATGGGTATTACCAAAGGCATCACAAATTAA
- a CDS encoding NAD(P)H-dependent glycerol-3-phosphate dehydrogenase: MKKKVVVLGDGAWGIAIAWLLSHRSNLEVWIWSARPETAALLCKTRENTRVLPNFRIPETITLTADITQAARDAELLISAIPTVYLRATISRWQNHCPPGTSLLSLTKGVEIETFRRPSEILQELLNPGRIAALSGPSHSEEVIHGLPTSVVIAGPDPTFNQELQDLFACETFRVYTNTDLIGVELAGAQKNVIAIAAGICDGLGFGDNAKAALITRGLEEMARLGVALGAGIETYRGLAGIGDLITTCYSPHGRNRAVGERLGRGEKIEQILASWSKIVEGVTTAQSINQRAQQMGIEMPITHYVDAVLHKNKSPRDAVSELMTRRNRTER; encoded by the coding sequence ATGAAGAAGAAAGTAGTAGTCCTTGGGGATGGTGCCTGGGGAATTGCGATTGCCTGGTTGCTCTCTCATCGAAGTAATCTGGAAGTTTGGATCTGGTCTGCGCGCCCGGAAACCGCTGCCTTACTCTGCAAAACGCGAGAAAATACCAGAGTTCTCCCCAACTTTCGAATCCCGGAAACCATTACGTTAACGGCGGACATCACCCAGGCCGCGAGGGACGCAGAGCTTTTGATCTCGGCAATTCCCACCGTCTATCTTCGAGCGACTATTTCGCGCTGGCAGAACCACTGCCCTCCTGGAACGTCGCTCCTCAGTTTGACTAAAGGCGTGGAGATAGAAACTTTCCGACGACCCAGCGAAATTCTTCAAGAATTGCTCAATCCCGGTCGAATCGCCGCATTGAGCGGACCGAGTCATTCCGAGGAAGTTATCCATGGGCTCCCGACTTCGGTTGTAATTGCCGGTCCGGATCCAACTTTTAACCAGGAACTGCAGGATCTCTTCGCCTGCGAAACCTTCCGCGTTTACACCAATACTGACCTGATAGGAGTGGAACTGGCCGGCGCCCAGAAAAACGTCATTGCCATTGCCGCGGGTATCTGCGATGGACTCGGATTTGGCGATAATGCGAAAGCCGCACTCATCACCCGCGGCCTCGAGGAGATGGCTCGCCTCGGTGTGGCGTTAGGCGCTGGAATAGAGACTTATCGGGGGCTGGCGGGAATCGGCGATCTTATTACCACCTGCTACAGCCCGCATGGCCGTAACCGAGCGGTGGGAGAGCGGTTGGGCCGCGGAGAGAAAATTGAGCAGATTCTGGCAAGCTGGTCGAAAATCGTCGAGGGGGTCACAACAGCGCAAAGTATCAATCAACGCGCTCAGCAGATGGGGATCGAGATGCCCATTACGCATTATGTGGACGCCGTTTTACACAAAAACAAATCGCCTCGCGACGCAGTGAGCGAACTTATGACCAGACGAAATCGGACGGAGCGATGA
- a CDS encoding DUF1802 family protein: MKLDIAFKEWATICTALGTGRQSLILRKGGISEVGGAFLPEHSSFWLYPTFFHQQIQRTRSLGNGFLPLLQAPNPGWVPIQYLAEVQQIFYCKDLDRLLELKEFYFWTTQTVEERFNYRCQGLYLLLTRIKRLPEPILISEEPEYAGCKSWVTLKDKIVIERTSNVLSDEEYHPVAARISEVLGRS, from the coding sequence ATGAAACTCGATATCGCTTTTAAAGAGTGGGCGACCATCTGCACAGCTCTGGGCACAGGCCGGCAGTCACTGATACTCCGAAAGGGCGGAATCTCGGAAGTCGGGGGAGCTTTCCTGCCGGAACATAGCTCCTTCTGGCTTTATCCCACGTTTTTTCACCAGCAGATCCAGAGAACTCGATCGCTCGGTAACGGCTTCCTTCCGCTTCTGCAAGCGCCTAATCCCGGATGGGTACCGATCCAATATCTGGCGGAGGTTCAGCAGATCTTTTACTGCAAAGATCTTGATCGACTTCTCGAACTAAAAGAATTCTACTTCTGGACGACTCAGACTGTTGAGGAGCGTTTCAATTATCGGTGCCAAGGGCTTTATCTTCTATTGACGCGCATAAAGCGACTACCGGAACCGATATTGATTTCGGAAGAGCCCGAGTACGCCGGTTGCAAAAGCTGGGTGACTCTTAAGGACAAAATTGTGATTGAACGAACTTCAAACGTGCTGTCGGACGAAGAGTACCATCCGGTTGCAGCCAGGATATCAGAAGTCCTGGGCAGATCGTAA
- a CDS encoding serine/threonine protein kinase gives MQQIPKSANDLLRLVVASDLYDANRLKAYAQNLVANSLVPADAMECAQLLICDGLLTEYQARVLLQGGNQKFTLGGKYRVLDLLGEGGMGTVYLCEHKHMRRRVAIKVLSNEKCQNPVLLDRFQKEARAVAMLNDPNIVRAHDVDWDGSVPFLVMEYVEGTNLQKLIEDNGRIHFLRCVNYMAQASSGLHHAHEVGLVHRDIKPANLLIDRRGVLKILDLGLARLSTDHEVLGSSRDNSGLLGTADYLAPEQALNASQVDIRADIYSLGATFYFLLAGQPPFPDGTVAQKLIKHQTTAPKPISQFDPEIPSGVCDVVMKMLAKKPEQRYSTPGDVFTALQPWLTPISAPTDNELPGTRYSSHSDINLDTMASVSVQDTLPLGFGPTSKFTRTMSSFELPAVKQTIPIRRGTLSSG, from the coding sequence ATGCAGCAGATTCCCAAATCGGCGAATGATTTGCTGCGTCTGGTCGTAGCCAGTGATCTATACGATGCCAATCGCTTAAAAGCCTATGCCCAAAACCTCGTAGCCAATAGCCTCGTACCGGCAGATGCCATGGAGTGCGCCCAGTTGCTGATCTGCGACGGGCTGCTGACTGAATATCAGGCTCGCGTTCTATTGCAGGGCGGAAATCAAAAGTTCACCCTCGGTGGTAAATATCGCGTTCTCGATCTGCTCGGCGAAGGTGGAATGGGTACGGTTTACCTGTGCGAACACAAGCACATGCGACGCCGCGTAGCCATCAAAGTACTCAGTAACGAAAAGTGTCAGAACCCGGTTCTGCTGGACCGCTTCCAGAAAGAGGCGCGCGCCGTTGCCATGCTGAACGATCCCAATATCGTTCGAGCGCACGATGTGGACTGGGATGGGTCCGTTCCGTTTCTGGTTATGGAATACGTCGAAGGCACCAATCTTCAAAAACTGATCGAAGATAATGGCCGAATCCATTTCCTGCGTTGCGTTAACTACATGGCTCAGGCCAGTTCCGGTTTGCATCACGCGCATGAAGTTGGCCTAGTACATAGGGATATTAAACCGGCCAATTTGCTCATCGATCGTCGTGGCGTGTTAAAAATCCTCGATCTCGGTCTGGCCCGTTTATCGACTGATCACGAAGTTCTGGGCTCCTCCAGAGACAATAGCGGACTTCTGGGCACGGCCGACTATCTGGCTCCCGAGCAGGCTTTGAATGCTTCCCAAGTCGATATTCGGGCGGACATCTATAGCCTGGGGGCGACGTTCTACTTCCTTCTGGCCGGCCAACCTCCGTTTCCGGATGGCACAGTGGCCCAGAAGCTAATCAAACACCAGACAACAGCTCCCAAACCCATATCGCAATTCGATCCGGAAATACCTTCGGGTGTTTGCGATGTGGTTATGAAGATGCTTGCGAAGAAACCGGAGCAGCGTTATTCGACGCCGGGCGATGTTTTTACGGCTCTACAGCCATGGCTGACCCCGATCAGCGCTCCTACCGATAACGAACTGCCGGGAACGCGATATTCCAGTCACAGCGATATTAATCTGGATACGATGGCCAGCGTTTCGGTTCAGGATACACTGCCGTTAGGCTTCGGCCCGACGAGTAAGTTCACGCGAACTATGTCCTCTTTCGAACTGCCTGCGGTCAAACAGACGATTCCCATTCGACGCGGCACTTTGAGTTCGGGTTGA
- a CDS encoding serine/threonine protein kinase produces the protein MSVPQTPAEFVALVEKSELIDKFKLADLSTKLNQTLPQQATPSEIAAFFVKEGLLTVFQTKLLLQGKWRNFFIGSKYKVLEHIGAGGMGTVFLCEHRHMKRRVAVKLLPVEKSLSPGNIERFVREAQAVARLDHPNIVRAHDVDRDGPVYYLVMEFVDGISLQNLVDHIGPLSVERAVNYVAQASAGLQHAFLSGLVHRDIKPSNLLLERTGQIKILDLGLAKFSQHSERLTRQLDSNQVMGTADYLAPEQARDSCVDIRADIYSLGALFYFLLTGQPPFNNGSVAQKLIYHQSAIPRPVFSLRPNIAEDLSKVIDRMLAKNADDRFQTPWEVVEALNPWLRDVPPPTEEELPANNLLLLRSASSMHQKSTVANLAMTIRDRSSRGTTTANLGKLKDSKTMLCEQI, from the coding sequence ATGTCTGTACCGCAGACCCCCGCTGAATTCGTCGCCCTCGTCGAGAAGAGCGAACTGATCGATAAGTTCAAGCTCGCCGATCTCAGCACCAAGCTGAATCAGACTCTTCCTCAGCAGGCCACTCCGAGTGAAATTGCCGCCTTTTTTGTAAAAGAAGGACTGCTCACGGTTTTTCAAACCAAACTTCTGCTCCAAGGGAAGTGGCGAAATTTTTTCATCGGGTCCAAATACAAAGTTTTAGAGCACATCGGTGCAGGCGGTATGGGTACCGTTTTTCTCTGCGAACACCGACATATGAAACGCCGGGTGGCAGTAAAACTGCTACCGGTCGAGAAGTCTCTTTCTCCCGGAAATATCGAGAGATTTGTTCGGGAAGCTCAGGCCGTTGCACGGCTCGATCATCCGAATATCGTCCGGGCTCACGATGTGGATCGCGATGGTCCGGTCTATTATCTTGTGATGGAATTCGTAGACGGCATCAGCCTGCAAAATCTGGTAGATCATATCGGGCCGTTGAGCGTCGAGCGGGCCGTGAATTATGTGGCTCAGGCTTCAGCCGGTTTGCAACACGCTTTCCTATCGGGTCTGGTACACCGGGATATTAAGCCGAGCAACCTTTTGCTGGAGCGGACCGGCCAGATTAAGATTCTCGATCTCGGTTTGGCGAAATTCTCGCAGCATTCCGAACGCCTGACCCGGCAACTCGATTCCAACCAGGTGATGGGTACCGCCGATTATCTGGCACCGGAACAGGCCCGCGATTCTTGCGTTGACATCCGAGCGGACATATACAGTCTCGGAGCGCTGTTCTACTTCCTGCTGACCGGGCAACCTCCATTTAATAACGGCAGCGTAGCTCAAAAACTCATTTACCACCAGTCGGCCATACCCCGGCCGGTATTTAGTCTGCGTCCTAACATCGCCGAAGACTTATCGAAAGTCATCGATCGCATGTTGGCCAAGAATGCCGACGATCGCTTTCAAACTCCTTGGGAAGTGGTCGAAGCACTCAATCCCTGGTTGCGAGATGTACCACCGCCGACCGAAGAGGAATTGCCGGCGAATAATCTGCTCCTTCTGCGGAGCGCCAGTTCGATGCATCAAAAATCGACTGTCGCCAACTTGGCCATGACCATTCGGGATCGATCCAGCCGGGGCACAACGACCGCTAATTTGGGTAAGTTGAAGGATAGTAAAACTATGCTCTGCGAACAAATCTGA